The following proteins are co-located in the Deinococcus metallilatus genome:
- the prfB gene encoding peptide chain release factor 2 (programmed frameshift): MQELLEKLASLREYLDIPGKTRRLNELDRELSDPDLWNNAGRARQVTQEAGSLRRVVDGYKTLQSDADGLNEMLEIASDEERELLAEEQASIQTRVDDLYRETLFTMKHADAPAIVRVKSGAGGTESQDWAGMLARMFMRWAERRGYKVDLLDEQAGEQAGVLSAEFIIRGEKAYGMLAPEHGVHRLVRVSPFDANNRRHTSFASVDVVPEVPEEEINIHIPDSDLRRDVFRSQGAGGQGVNTTDSAVRLTHIPTGIAVASQVTRSQIKNHEIALQILKQRLYDIEMRKREEEEAKARGEQKKIEWGSQIRSYVLDKQYVKDHRTGLMKHNPDDVLDGDLDDLMWAGLEWMAGKRAAEDAGDEE, from the exons GTGCAGGAATTGCTGGAAAAACTGGCGTCGCTCCGGGAGTACCTT GACATTCCCGGAAAGACGCGAAGACTGAACGAACTGGACCGCGAACTCAGCGACCCGGATCTCTGGAACAACGCGGGGCGCGCCCGCCAGGTGACGCAGGAGGCCGGGAGCCTGCGCCGCGTCGTGGACGGGTACAAGACGCTGCAATCGGACGCGGACGGCCTGAACGAGATGCTGGAGATCGCCAGCGACGAGGAACGCGAGCTGCTGGCCGAGGAGCAGGCCTCCATCCAGACGCGCGTGGACGACCTGTACCGCGAGACACTCTTCACCATGAAGCACGCCGACGCGCCCGCCATCGTCCGCGTGAAGAGCGGCGCGGGCGGCACCGAGTCGCAGGACTGGGCCGGGATGCTGGCGCGGATGTTCATGCGCTGGGCCGAGCGGCGCGGGTACAAGGTGGACCTGCTCGACGAGCAGGCAGGCGAGCAGGCAGGCGTCCTCAGCGCCGAATTCATCATCCGGGGCGAAAAGGCCTACGGGATGCTGGCCCCCGAACACGGCGTTCACCGGCTGGTGCGCGTCTCGCCCTTCGATGCCAACAACCGCCGCCACACCTCCTTCGCGTCGGTGGACGTGGTCCCCGAGGTACCGGAAGAGGAAATCAACATCCATATCCCCGACAGCGACCTGCGCCGGGACGTGTTCCGGTCCCAGGGCGCGGGCGGGCAGGGCGTGAACACCACCGACTCGGCGGTGCGCCTGACGCACATTCCCACCGGGATCGCCGTCGCCTCGCAGGTCACCCGGTCGCAGATCAAGAACCACGAGATCGCGCTCCAGATCCTCAAGCAGCGCCTCTACGACATCGAGATGCGCAAGCGCGAGGAGGAGGAAGCCAAGGCACGCGGCGAACAGAAAAAGATCGAGTGGGGATCGCAGATTCGCTCGTACGTGCTCGACAAGCAGTACGTCAAGGACCACCGCACCGGCCTGATGAAGCACAACCCGGACGACGTGCTTGACGGTGACCTCGACGACCTGATGTGGGCAGGCCTGGAATGGATGGCCGGAAAGCGGGCCGCCGAGGACGCTGGAGACGAGGAATAA
- a CDS encoding serine/threonine-protein kinase produces MTSERSIPGYKLLHLLGRGHTALVHLAQDAQGRQVALKIPLEETLRVQEAAERFGNEVRLSLQFRHPHIVPGYAGTAFGPRAFVALGYYPEGTLCDVLTRRAGEKLPLEEALRILADIASGLTYLHRLGAVHQDVKTQNVYLAGGRAALGDLGSTYFTAQGGQSSGSPFYMAPEIYRGESSSPASDVYSLGVLAYELLSGQRPHQGNSYEELMVAHLTRFVPPLSHLNPQVPRPVARLAELALAKRPQDRPPADALRQALLKALGEPPEDETPTEAESPAPVTAARQTGRHSQSAPPPPCSLAAPAPEERGGTRWNPFKRRK; encoded by the coding sequence ATGACCTCAGAACGCTCCATTCCCGGCTACAAGCTCCTGCATCTGCTGGGGCGCGGTCACACGGCCCTGGTGCATCTCGCGCAGGACGCGCAGGGGCGGCAGGTGGCGCTGAAAATCCCGCTGGAAGAGACGCTGCGCGTTCAGGAGGCCGCCGAGCGATTCGGCAACGAGGTGCGGCTGAGCCTCCAGTTCCGCCATCCCCACATCGTGCCGGGGTACGCCGGGACCGCCTTTGGCCCCCGGGCTTTCGTCGCGCTGGGGTATTACCCGGAGGGGACGCTCTGCGACGTGCTGACGCGCCGCGCAGGCGAGAAGCTGCCGCTGGAGGAGGCCCTGCGCATCCTGGCCGATATCGCGTCGGGCCTCACCTATCTGCACCGGCTGGGGGCCGTCCATCAGGACGTGAAGACCCAGAACGTGTACCTCGCCGGGGGCCGCGCCGCGCTCGGCGACCTGGGCAGCACGTACTTCACCGCCCAGGGAGGGCAGTCGAGCGGCAGCCCCTTCTATATGGCCCCGGAGATCTACCGCGGCGAGAGCAGCAGCCCGGCCAGCGACGTGTACAGCCTGGGCGTGCTGGCCTATGAACTGCTGAGCGGACAGCGGCCCCACCAGGGGAACAGTTACGAGGAACTGATGGTCGCGCACCTCACCCGCTTCGTGCCGCCGCTGTCCCACCTGAATCCGCAGGTGCCGCGCCCTGTGGCCCGGCTGGCGGAACTCGCGCTCGCCAAGCGGCCCCAGGACCGGCCCCCCGCCGACGCGCTGCGCCAGGCGCTTCTGAAGGCCCTGGGAGAGCCCCCGGAAGACGAGACGCCCACCGAGGCTGAATCCCCCGCCCCGGTCACGGCCGCCAGGCAGACCGGCCGCCACAGCCAGTCCGCACCGCCCCCGCCCTGCTCTCTCGCGGCCCCGGCTCCCGAGGAGCGCGGCGGCACCCGCTGGAACCCCTTCAAACGTCGGAAGTGA
- a CDS encoding GNAT family N-acetyltransferase, giving the protein MSVRPFTAADLPAWVALSNLVLERNVPLEAVQAEDARRDPARFSRRWVVEEGGEVRGLAHLYFFPFDPPGSLHASILVQPEARGQGVGRALWAVLEQAAREAGASGLTADVSDTDPQSLAWAERRSFHQHAHRFASELDLGTFDETPYLDALARAEDQGVTFTDLGGADEATLERYLDFYADRLIETPDLAGHPRWPLAQVRETLHLDHAAYPKWLILAVGPDGEWLGTTAMVRYREMAYNELTAVHPRARGRGLALPLKLHAIRRAREAGLTFMRTNNHSRNAPMLAVNRRLGFEARPGKYEMHLPLVTSDV; this is encoded by the coding sequence GTGAGCGTTCGACCCTTTACCGCTGCCGACCTGCCCGCCTGGGTGGCCCTGTCGAACCTCGTTCTGGAGCGCAATGTCCCTCTGGAGGCTGTTCAGGCCGAGGACGCCCGCCGGGACCCCGCGCGCTTCAGCCGCCGCTGGGTCGTGGAAGAGGGGGGAGAGGTACGTGGCCTCGCCCACCTGTATTTCTTTCCCTTCGACCCACCGGGATCCCTGCACGCGAGCATCCTCGTTCAGCCGGAGGCGCGGGGCCAGGGCGTGGGCCGGGCGTTGTGGGCGGTGCTGGAGCAGGCCGCACGTGAGGCGGGTGCCTCCGGCCTGACTGCCGACGTGAGCGACACCGACCCGCAGAGCCTGGCCTGGGCCGAACGCCGGAGCTTCCATCAGCACGCGCACCGCTTCGCCTCCGAACTTGACCTCGGCACCTTCGACGAGACGCCGTACCTGGACGCCCTCGCACGGGCCGAAGATCAGGGCGTGACCTTCACGGACCTGGGCGGCGCGGATGAGGCGACGCTGGAGCGTTATCTGGACTTCTATGCAGATCGCCTGATCGAGACGCCTGACCTGGCCGGGCATCCGCGCTGGCCGCTCGCACAGGTCAGGGAGACGCTGCATCTGGACCACGCTGCGTACCCGAAGTGGCTCATCCTCGCAGTGGGCCCGGACGGGGAATGGCTGGGGACGACGGCGATGGTCCGTTATCGCGAGATGGCCTACAACGAACTGACCGCCGTCCATCCCCGGGCGCGCGGCCGGGGGCTGGCCCTCCCCCTCAAGCTGCACGCCATCCGCCGGGCGCGGGAAGCCGGGCTGACCTTCATGCGGACCAACAACCACAGCCGCAACGCGCCCATGCTGGCCGTGAACCGGCGCCTGGGGTTCGAGGCGCGGCCCGGCAAGTACGAAATGCACCTCCCGCTGGTCACTTCCGACGTTTGA
- a CDS encoding DinB family protein has translation MSEEQQNWAEGILDILKEAVEGGTPGQGTAFLDGTKADGSGNHGLLATLAGLSAPQASQDVHGSTIAGHARHAAFHLEVIVRWERDGDRGPFDWKGSFQPAQVSEEEWAALQGRVRQAYEELVRFARMQADAPASGDGTGGLTGAVAHVAYHLGSIRQMAKAVEASP, from the coding sequence ATGAGCGAAGAGCAGCAGAACTGGGCAGAAGGCATCCTCGACATCCTGAAAGAGGCGGTGGAGGGCGGCACGCCGGGCCAGGGCACCGCCTTTCTGGACGGGACGAAGGCGGATGGCAGCGGGAATCATGGGCTGCTCGCCACGTTGGCTGGCCTCAGCGCGCCGCAGGCCAGCCAGGACGTTCACGGTTCCACGATTGCCGGACACGCGCGGCACGCCGCCTTTCATCTGGAAGTCATCGTGCGCTGGGAGCGGGACGGCGACCGGGGACCGTTCGACTGGAAGGGGAGCTTTCAGCCCGCGCAGGTCAGCGAGGAGGAGTGGGCGGCACTGCAAGGGCGCGTCCGGCAGGCCTACGAGGAGCTGGTGAGGTTTGCCCGCATGCAGGCGGACGCTCCCGCCAGCGGCGATGGCACCGGTGGATTGACCGGCGCCGTCGCCCACGTCGCGTACCACCTCGGCAGCATCCGGCAGATGGCGAAGGCGGTGGAGGCCAGCCCGTGA
- the rpsF gene encoding 30S ribosomal protein S6 — protein sequence MNQYDLNLILNPNLSAEQLQIEKDYIETTLRNAGAEVANLDDVGNRRMAYPIAKDREGYYLMYTIRAGGNPEKDIAATLRLRDNVRRILVVKDRPEWKTKKA from the coding sequence ATGAACCAGTACGACCTGAACCTGATCCTGAACCCCAACCTCAGCGCCGAGCAGCTCCAGATCGAGAAGGACTACATCGAGACGACGCTGCGGAACGCGGGGGCCGAAGTCGCGAACCTGGACGACGTGGGCAACCGCCGCATGGCCTACCCCATCGCCAAGGACCGCGAGGGCTACTACCTGATGTACACCATCCGGGCCGGGGGCAACCCCGAGAAGGACATCGCGGCCACCCTGCGCCTGCGCGACAACGTGCGCCGCATCCTGGTGGTCAAGGACCGCCCGGAGTGGAAGACCAAGAAGGCCTGA
- the ssb gene encoding single-stranded DNA-binding protein, which produces MARGMNHVYLIGALARDPELRYTPSGVAVFEATVAGEDHVIGNDGRERKLPWYHRISILGKPAEWQAEKGLKGGDAVMVEGSLDYSQWEAPEGGKRSMVKVKAQRIEQLGAAPELVQDAGGGVRMGGGMNEVLLIGNVTRDPELRYTPAGDAVLGLGLAVNETWNDRQGQKQEKTHWIDVTLWRDLAEAMKDLKKGDPVLVQGRLVNEAWTDREGNKRNSTKVEATRVEALSRGAATGSAAATPAGPRTQTASSPARPQPASAGASRAQPSRAANTGTRSGGLDIDQGLDDFPPEEEDLPF; this is translated from the coding sequence ATGGCCCGAGGCATGAATCACGTTTACCTGATCGGCGCGCTCGCCCGCGATCCCGAACTCCGTTACACGCCCAGCGGCGTGGCTGTCTTCGAGGCGACCGTCGCCGGGGAAGACCACGTGATCGGGAACGATGGCCGCGAACGCAAGCTCCCCTGGTACCACCGCATTTCCATCCTGGGCAAACCCGCCGAGTGGCAGGCCGAAAAGGGCCTGAAGGGCGGCGACGCCGTCATGGTGGAAGGTAGCCTGGACTACAGCCAGTGGGAAGCGCCCGAAGGCGGCAAGCGCAGCATGGTCAAGGTCAAGGCCCAGCGCATCGAGCAGCTCGGCGCCGCACCCGAACTGGTGCAGGATGCCGGAGGCGGCGTGCGGATGGGCGGCGGCATGAACGAAGTGCTGCTGATCGGCAACGTCACCCGCGATCCCGAACTGCGCTACACCCCGGCCGGAGACGCCGTGCTCGGACTCGGCCTGGCCGTGAACGAAACCTGGAATGACCGTCAGGGGCAGAAGCAGGAAAAGACGCACTGGATCGACGTGACCCTGTGGCGCGACCTCGCGGAAGCCATGAAGGACCTGAAGAAGGGCGACCCCGTCCTGGTGCAGGGCCGATTGGTGAACGAGGCGTGGACCGACCGTGAAGGCAACAAGCGCAACAGCACCAAAGTAGAGGCGACGCGAGTCGAAGCCCTGTCCCGAGGCGCGGCCACCGGCAGTGCCGCAGCCACCCCCGCCGGACCTCGCACGCAGACCGCGAGCAGCCCGGCGCGCCCCCAGCCCGCCAGCGCAGGCGCCAGCCGCGCGCAGCCGAGCCGGGCGGCGAACACGGGGACCCGTTCGGGCGGCTTGGATATTGATCAAGGTCTCGACGATTTCCCGCCGGAAGAAGAAGACCTGCCGTTCTGA
- the rpsR gene encoding 30S ribosomal protein S18: MTQANNTERKPRGKGPKRPRKPKVDPFSIGELEITDYKDVKMLRRFVSDTGKILPRRRTGLSAKHQRRISQTIKIARQLALLPYTEKLVRK; the protein is encoded by the coding sequence ATGACGCAAGCGAACAACACGGAGCGCAAGCCCCGCGGCAAGGGGCCCAAGCGTCCCCGCAAGCCGAAGGTTGATCCGTTCTCCATCGGGGAACTGGAAATCACCGACTACAAAGACGTGAAGATGCTGCGCCGCTTTGTCTCCGACACCGGCAAGATTCTTCCCCGCCGCCGCACCGGCCTCTCGGCCAAGCACCAGCGCCGCATCTCGCAGACGATCAAGATCGCCCGCCAGCTCGCGCTGCTGCCCTACACCGAGAAGCTGGTCCGCAAGTAA
- the rplI gene encoding 50S ribosomal protein L9, whose amino-acid sequence MQVILLEPGRLGQTGDVVNVKPGYARNWLIPQGIAAPANAANMKTLEAQVRARKKTQAREKAQAEDLASRLNGVAVELSVRAGEGKIYGAVTHADVAGALDQLGFDVDRRRIEMPKTVKEIGEYDIAYRAHPEVTIPMKLVVHAQK is encoded by the coding sequence ATGCAAGTGATCCTTCTTGAACCCGGTCGCCTGGGCCAGACCGGCGACGTGGTGAACGTCAAGCCCGGCTATGCCCGCAACTGGCTGATCCCGCAGGGCATCGCCGCCCCAGCGAACGCCGCCAATATGAAGACCCTCGAAGCCCAGGTCCGTGCCCGCAAGAAGACCCAGGCGCGCGAAAAGGCCCAGGCCGAGGACCTCGCCAGCCGCCTGAACGGCGTGGCCGTGGAACTCAGTGTCCGCGCGGGCGAGGGCAAGATCTACGGGGCCGTGACCCACGCCGACGTGGCGGGCGCCCTCGACCAGCTCGGGTTCGACGTGGACCGCCGCCGGATCGAGATGCCCAAGACCGTCAAGGAAATCGGCGAGTACGACATCGCCTACCGCGCGCACCCGGAAGTCACCATTCCGATGAAGCTCGTGGTGCACGCGCAGAAGTAA
- a CDS encoding dienelactone hydrolase family protein gives MLKHALTLAVLALSSAAAGQTVRGTDVTVTSGGKAYKSYLAAPASAAPKPAVILLHSFRGLEPGYRDLVNELAAAGFVTLALGWQTFEREPSDAAVKALVEDGLKFLGARRDVNMNAVGLTGFCAGGRYTMLLLPQIKQFKAGVAWYGFPDQGGTAAKPQPPSAFIGQLTAPLLIIHGTRDQASPIASIYAYAQKLDAANKTFKLSVYQGEPHGFLLTEGQIADTFASRDAQQDMLNYFRAYLR, from the coding sequence ATGCTCAAGCACGCGCTGACGTTGGCCGTCCTCGCCCTCTCCAGTGCGGCAGCTGGGCAGACCGTCAGGGGAACGGACGTCACCGTGACCAGCGGCGGGAAGGCCTACAAGAGTTACCTCGCCGCGCCCGCCAGCGCCGCGCCCAAGCCCGCCGTGATCCTGCTGCATTCCTTCCGGGGACTGGAGCCGGGCTACCGGGACCTGGTGAACGAGTTGGCGGCGGCGGGCTTCGTGACGCTGGCGCTGGGCTGGCAGACCTTCGAGCGGGAACCCAGTGACGCGGCCGTGAAGGCGCTGGTGGAGGACGGCCTGAAGTTTCTGGGCGCGCGGCGGGACGTGAACATGAACGCGGTGGGCCTGACCGGCTTCTGCGCGGGCGGACGCTACACCATGCTGCTCTTGCCGCAGATCAAGCAGTTCAAGGCCGGGGTCGCCTGGTACGGCTTCCCCGATCAGGGCGGCACGGCGGCCAAACCACAGCCGCCCAGTGCCTTCATCGGCCAGTTGACGGCCCCCCTGCTGATCATTCACGGGACCCGGGACCAGGCCAGCCCGATTGCCAGCATCTACGCCTACGCCCAGAAGCTCGACGCGGCGAACAAGACCTTCAAACTCAGCGTCTACCAGGGCGAACCCCACGGCTTCCTGCTGACCGAAGGCCAGATTGCCGATACCTTCGCCAGCCGGGACGCCCAGCAGGACATGCTGAATTATTTCCGCGCGTACCTGCGCTGA
- a CDS encoding AMP-binding protein: MNTPLTPLDLIRRGLKTYPDRLAVTQPGGPSFTYRAWGERIFRLARAVREAVPPGSRVAVLSPNTHEGLLTYAAVPWSGNVLVPLNTRLTPPEYAFQLNHARVSLVLADAALAPKVEEVCRDLGIPLWVMGEGSNFEERLGAQDGSPLPLPELDEDDVITINYTSGTTSSPKGVMLTHRNTLLNAIETLYNLHFDQDSVYLHTLPDFHANGWGGVWSPFGVGATHVTLPAVRGDTIHDAVHAQGVTHLCAAPTVLSMITDPATARRTPRTVRVATAGSPPHARTIADMNALGFDVLQVYGLTETSPLITVAELSEAERALPTPERAALTAKQGFEMLLAGEVEVMTPNLTPVPHDGQTLGEIMVRGNLVMKGYLDNPEATARAFEGGWFHSGDVAVVHPDGRIEIRDRNKDVIISGGENISSVEVEGVLYAHPAVREAVVVAHPDEKWGEVPCAFIALHAGQTASPEDLSAHVRQHLAGYKVPKHYIFREDLPKTASGKFQKFLLRNELWAGRERAVN, translated from the coding sequence ATGAACACGCCCCTCACGCCCCTGGACCTGATCCGGCGCGGCCTCAAGACCTACCCCGACCGGCTGGCGGTGACGCAGCCCGGCGGCCCCAGCTTTACCTACCGCGCGTGGGGCGAGCGCATCTTCCGCCTGGCGCGCGCGGTGCGGGAAGCGGTGCCGCCCGGCTCGCGGGTCGCGGTCCTTTCGCCCAACACCCACGAGGGCCTGCTGACCTACGCGGCGGTGCCCTGGTCGGGCAACGTGCTGGTGCCACTGAACACCCGCCTCACGCCGCCCGAGTACGCTTTTCAGTTGAACCACGCGCGGGTCAGCCTGGTGCTGGCCGACGCTGCCCTCGCGCCGAAGGTGGAGGAGGTCTGCCGCGACCTGGGCATTCCCCTGTGGGTGATGGGCGAGGGCAGCAACTTCGAGGAACGCCTGGGCGCGCAGGACGGCTCGCCCCTGCCCCTCCCCGAACTGGACGAGGACGACGTGATCACCATCAACTACACGTCGGGCACGACCAGCAGCCCCAAGGGCGTGATGCTGACGCACCGCAACACGCTGCTCAACGCCATCGAGACGCTGTACAACCTGCACTTCGACCAGGACAGCGTGTACCTGCACACCCTGCCCGACTTTCACGCGAACGGGTGGGGCGGCGTGTGGAGTCCCTTCGGGGTGGGGGCCACGCACGTGACGTTGCCCGCCGTGCGCGGCGACACCATCCATGACGCGGTCCATGCCCAGGGCGTGACCCACCTGTGCGCCGCGCCGACGGTGCTGAGCATGATCACCGACCCCGCCACCGCCCGGCGCACACCCCGCACCGTGCGGGTGGCGACGGCGGGCAGCCCGCCCCACGCCCGCACCATCGCGGACATGAACGCCCTGGGCTTCGACGTGCTTCAGGTGTACGGCCTGACCGAAACCAGTCCCCTGATCACCGTCGCGGAACTCTCGGAGGCCGAGCGGGCGCTGCCCACGCCGGAGCGGGCCGCCCTGACCGCCAAACAGGGCTTCGAGATGCTGCTGGCCGGGGAGGTGGAGGTGATGACGCCGAACCTCACGCCGGTCCCGCACGACGGGCAGACCCTCGGGGAGATCATGGTGCGCGGGAACCTGGTGATGAAGGGCTACCTTGACAACCCGGAGGCGACTGCCAGGGCCTTCGAGGGCGGCTGGTTCCACAGCGGGGACGTGGCGGTGGTCCACCCTGACGGGCGCATCGAGATTCGGGACCGCAACAAGGACGTGATCATCTCGGGCGGCGAGAACATCAGCAGCGTGGAGGTGGAAGGCGTGCTGTACGCCCACCCCGCCGTGCGCGAGGCGGTGGTGGTCGCCCATCCCGACGAGAAGTGGGGCGAGGTGCCCTGCGCCTTTATCGCCCTGCACGCCGGGCAGACGGCCAGCCCCGAGGACCTCAGCGCGCATGTCCGCCAGCACCTCGCCGGGTACAAGGTGCCCAAGCACTACATCTTCCGCGAGGACCTGCCCAAGACCGCCAGCGGCAAGTTCCAGAAGTTCCTGCTGAGGAATGAACTGTGGGCGGGGCGGGAACGGGCGGTGAACTGA
- a CDS encoding amidohydrolase family protein, which produces MPPSPMLALTGRLFDGETLWPQATVLLRGGRVLEVAEHLPLPAGVEVLDAGPDGTILLGLVDLHVHVRPHYARWFPGAGVTAVRDAGNSLEVLAELRALASTGEGPHVFGAGTILDGPNSIFRHFGPGILGEVGDPAAGAWMLRDADEARAAVDALAAAGVDTVKLYEQLPPDAYAAAVQHVREHGLPVMTDLGMRMTRGLGGAEVDALQALSLGVQTIEHASGFALTFRRLGFDPTTQFPGERLLDRFAQAVVEAEAVLVPTLSIYEGTRHAERADLGDLPHGSRGGKVADGLRAQWDAVHGGTAEERDVADWDARLAATLTRRVLDLGGQVGAGTDTPAGVDNLPGGGLHAELEHLVAQAGLTPTEALRAATGTAGRLLAKNGQPLVGVLRPGAHADALIVEGDPTRDITATRRLRTIVRAGRVLA; this is translated from the coding sequence ATGCCCCCTTCCCCGATGCTGGCCCTCACTGGACGCCTCTTCGACGGCGAAACCCTCTGGCCCCAGGCCACCGTGCTGCTGCGGGGCGGGCGGGTGCTGGAGGTGGCCGAACACCTGCCGCTCCCGGCAGGGGTGGAGGTGCTGGACGCGGGGCCGGACGGCACGATCCTTCTCGGCCTGGTGGACCTGCACGTCCACGTCCGGCCCCACTACGCCCGCTGGTTTCCGGGGGCGGGGGTAACCGCCGTGCGCGACGCGGGCAACAGCCTAGAGGTGCTGGCGGAGTTGCGCGCGCTGGCCTCCACAGGCGAGGGGCCGCATGTGTTTGGGGCAGGCACCATTCTGGACGGCCCGAACAGCATCTTCCGGCACTTCGGACCGGGGATACTGGGCGAGGTGGGCGACCCGGCGGCAGGCGCCTGGATGCTCCGCGACGCCGACGAGGCGCGGGCGGCGGTGGACGCGCTGGCCGCAGCGGGCGTGGATACCGTCAAGCTGTACGAGCAGCTTCCCCCGGACGCCTACGCGGCGGCTGTCCAGCACGTACGCGAACACGGCCTGCCCGTGATGACGGACCTGGGAATGCGTATGACCCGTGGGCTTGGTGGGGCCGAGGTGGATGCTCTGCAAGCCCTGAGCCTGGGTGTGCAAACCATCGAGCACGCCAGCGGCTTTGCCCTCACCTTCCGGCGGCTCGGGTTCGACCCCACCACGCAGTTTCCCGGTGAGCGTCTCCTCGACCGATTCGCGCAGGCGGTGGTGGAGGCGGAAGCGGTCCTGGTCCCCACCCTGAGCATCTACGAGGGCACACGCCACGCGGAACGCGCCGACCTGGGCGACCTGCCGCACGGAAGCCGGGGCGGGAAGGTGGCCGATGGGCTGCGTGCCCAATGGGATGCGGTACACGGGGGTACGGCGGAGGAGCGGGACGTGGCCGACTGGGACGCCCGCCTTGCCGCCACCCTCACCCGGCGCGTCCTCGATCTGGGCGGTCAGGTCGGCGCGGGCACCGACACTCCGGCAGGGGTGGACAACCTGCCCGGCGGGGGCCTCCACGCCGAACTGGAACACCTGGTGGCGCAGGCGGGCCTCACGCCCACCGAAGCTCTGCGGGCCGCGACCGGGACAGCGGGCCGCCTGCTGGCCAAAAATGGACAACCGCTGGTCGGGGTCCTGCGTCCCGGCGCCCATGCCGACGCGCTGATCGTCGAGGGGGACCCCACCCGCGACATCACCGCCACGCGCCGTCTTCGCACCATCGTCCGTGCGGGCCGGGTCCTAGCCTGA